From a region of the Sander lucioperca isolate FBNREF2018 chromosome 8, SLUC_FBN_1.2, whole genome shotgun sequence genome:
- the gpm6bb gene encoding glycoprotein M6Bb isoform X3 gives METPSEENQDQRQDKRGCFECCIKCLGGVPYASLVATILCFSGVALFCGCGHVALTGTVTILETHFSKVTSDHAMLTDVIQLMQYVIYGIASFFFLYGIILLAEGFYTTSAVKELHSEFKTTICGRCISGMFVFLTYILGVAWLGVFGFSAVPVFLFYNMWSTCAAMRSPIANLTNIDSICVDVRQYGIIPWNATPGKACGSTLGEICNTSEFYLSYHLYIVACAGAGATVIALLIYMMATTYNFAVLKFKSREDCCTKF, from the exons gttgctTTGAGTGCTGCATCAAATGTTTAGGCGGGGTGCCGTATGCGTCGCTGGTGGCAACAATCCTCTGCTTCTCTGGCGTTGCCCTGTTCTGTGGATGTGGCCATGTGGCTCTTACTGGCACAGTGACCATCTTGGAAACACACTTCTCCAAGGTCACCAGTGATCACGCCATGCTGACTGATGT AATACAGCTGATGCAGTATGTCATCTATGGCATTGCTTCATTTTTCTTCCTGTATGGGATCATTCTGCTGGCTGAGGGCTTCTACACAACCAGTGCCGTAAAGGAACTGCACAGTGAGTTCAAGACTACCATCTGTGGACGCTGCATCAGTGGAATG TTTGTGTTCCTCACATACATTCTGGGTGTGGCCTGGCTCGGTGTGTTTGGCTTTTCGGCCGTGCCAGTCTTCCTCTTCTACAACATGTGGTCTACCTGTGCGGCCATGAGGTCTCCCATAGCCAACCTCACCAACATTGACTCCATCTGTGTGGATGTTCGTCAGTACG GAATTATTCCATGGAATGCCACACCAGGCAAGGCCTGTGGATCTACGCTAGGTGAAATTTGCAACACCAGCGAG TTCTACCTGTCTTATCACCTGTACATCGTAGCGTGTGCCGGGGCAGGAGCCACTGTGATCGCTCTG CTGATCTACATGATGGCTACCACTTATAACTTTGCTGTTTTGAAGTTTAAGAGTCGAGAAGACTGCTGCACTAAGTTTTAA
- the gpm6bb gene encoding glycoprotein M6Bb isoform X1: METPSEENQDQRQDKRGCFECCIKCLGGVPYASLVATILCFSGVALFCGCGHVALTGTVTILETHFSKVTSDHAMLTDVIQLMQYVIYGIASFFFLYGIILLAEGFYTTSAVKELHSEFKTTICGRCISGMFVFLTYILGVAWLGVFGFSAVPVFLFYNMWSTCAAMRSPIANLTNIDSICVDVRQYGIIPWNATPGKACGSTLGEICNTSEFYLSYHLYIVACAGAGATVIALIHFLMILSANWAYLKDASQMHAYQDIKMKEERELQDITSRSKECLNSYT, translated from the exons gttgctTTGAGTGCTGCATCAAATGTTTAGGCGGGGTGCCGTATGCGTCGCTGGTGGCAACAATCCTCTGCTTCTCTGGCGTTGCCCTGTTCTGTGGATGTGGCCATGTGGCTCTTACTGGCACAGTGACCATCTTGGAAACACACTTCTCCAAGGTCACCAGTGATCACGCCATGCTGACTGATGT AATACAGCTGATGCAGTATGTCATCTATGGCATTGCTTCATTTTTCTTCCTGTATGGGATCATTCTGCTGGCTGAGGGCTTCTACACAACCAGTGCCGTAAAGGAACTGCACAGTGAGTTCAAGACTACCATCTGTGGACGCTGCATCAGTGGAATG TTTGTGTTCCTCACATACATTCTGGGTGTGGCCTGGCTCGGTGTGTTTGGCTTTTCGGCCGTGCCAGTCTTCCTCTTCTACAACATGTGGTCTACCTGTGCGGCCATGAGGTCTCCCATAGCCAACCTCACCAACATTGACTCCATCTGTGTGGATGTTCGTCAGTACG GAATTATTCCATGGAATGCCACACCAGGCAAGGCCTGTGGATCTACGCTAGGTGAAATTTGCAACACCAGCGAG TTCTACCTGTCTTATCACCTGTACATCGTAGCGTGTGCCGGGGCAGGAGCCACTGTGATCGCTCTG ATCCACTTCCTCATGATTCTCTCAGCAAACTGGGCCTACCTTAAGGATGCCAGTCAAATGCATGCCTACCAAGACATCAAAATGAAGGAAGAGCGGGAGCTGCAGGACATCACCTCACGCTCAAAGGAATGCCTCAATTCCTACACATAA
- the gpm6bb gene encoding glycoprotein M6Bb isoform X2, producing the protein MGCFECCIKCLGGVPYASLVATILCFSGVALFCGCGHVALTGTVTILETHFSKVTSDHAMLTDVIQLMQYVIYGIASFFFLYGIILLAEGFYTTSAVKELHSEFKTTICGRCISGMFVFLTYILGVAWLGVFGFSAVPVFLFYNMWSTCAAMRSPIANLTNIDSICVDVRQYGIIPWNATPGKACGSTLGEICNTSEFYLSYHLYIVACAGAGATVIALIHFLMILSANWAYLKDASQMHAYQDIKMKEERELQDITSRSKECLNSYT; encoded by the exons gttgctTTGAGTGCTGCATCAAATGTTTAGGCGGGGTGCCGTATGCGTCGCTGGTGGCAACAATCCTCTGCTTCTCTGGCGTTGCCCTGTTCTGTGGATGTGGCCATGTGGCTCTTACTGGCACAGTGACCATCTTGGAAACACACTTCTCCAAGGTCACCAGTGATCACGCCATGCTGACTGATGT AATACAGCTGATGCAGTATGTCATCTATGGCATTGCTTCATTTTTCTTCCTGTATGGGATCATTCTGCTGGCTGAGGGCTTCTACACAACCAGTGCCGTAAAGGAACTGCACAGTGAGTTCAAGACTACCATCTGTGGACGCTGCATCAGTGGAATG TTTGTGTTCCTCACATACATTCTGGGTGTGGCCTGGCTCGGTGTGTTTGGCTTTTCGGCCGTGCCAGTCTTCCTCTTCTACAACATGTGGTCTACCTGTGCGGCCATGAGGTCTCCCATAGCCAACCTCACCAACATTGACTCCATCTGTGTGGATGTTCGTCAGTACG GAATTATTCCATGGAATGCCACACCAGGCAAGGCCTGTGGATCTACGCTAGGTGAAATTTGCAACACCAGCGAG TTCTACCTGTCTTATCACCTGTACATCGTAGCGTGTGCCGGGGCAGGAGCCACTGTGATCGCTCTG ATCCACTTCCTCATGATTCTCTCAGCAAACTGGGCCTACCTTAAGGATGCCAGTCAAATGCATGCCTACCAAGACATCAAAATGAAGGAAGAGCGGGAGCTGCAGGACATCACCTCACGCTCAAAGGAATGCCTCAATTCCTACACATAA